From the genome of Palaemon carinicauda isolate YSFRI2023 chromosome 6, ASM3689809v2, whole genome shotgun sequence, one region includes:
- the LOC137642030 gene encoding ATP-dependent RNA helicase glh-2-like, protein MMVLRVVFLCYLAASALADDDKGDEQNEGRTRSFGGGVSPGFGGGINPGFGGGINPGFGGGINQGFGGGINPGFGGGINPGFGGGINPGFGGGINPGFGGGVNPGFGGGINTGFGGGINPGIVGGINPGIGGGFGGVSQTCRRWCRTPEGQAYCCESNNEPETLPFVKPGQCPPVRPQCPPVRSFAPPQTCSNDSKCGGVDKCCFDRCLEEHVCKPPVGSGGFGGFGGGFGGFRR, encoded by the exons ATGATG GTATTACGAGTTGTGTTCTTGTGCTACTTGGCAGCATCTGCCTTAGCGGATGACGATAAAGGAGATGAACAAAATGAAGGGAGAACGCGTTCCTTTGGAGGTGGAGTGAGTCCTGGCTTTGGAGGTGGAATCAACCCTGGCTTTGGGGGTGGAATCAACCCTGGCTTTGGGGGTGGTATCAACCAAGGTTTTGGAGGTGGAATCAACCCTGGCTTTGGGGGTGGTATCAACCCTGGCTTTGGCGGTGGAATCAACCCAGGTTTTGGAGGTGGAATCAACCCAGGTTTTGGGGGTGGTGTCAACCCTGGTTTTGGAGGTGGAATCAACACAGGTTTTGGAGGTGGAATCAACCCAGGCATTGTAGGTGGAATCAACCCAGGCATTGGCGGAGGATTCGGTGGAGTTTCCCAGACGTGCAGACGTTGGTGCCGAACTCCCGAGGGACAGGCCTACTGCTGCGAGAGCAACAACGAGCCTGAAACCCTTCCCTTCGTCAAGCCAGGTCAATGCCCTCCCGTAAGACCTCAGTGCCCACCCGTCAGGAGCTTTGCCCCTCCACAGACATGCTCCAATGACAGCAAGTGCGGAGGCGTCGACAAGTGCTGCTTCGACAGGTGTCTCGAGGAACACGTTTGCAAACCCCCTGTAGGATCTGGAGGCTTCGGAGGATTCGGAGGGGGATTCGGTGGTTTCCGCCGTTGA
- the LOC137642028 gene encoding ATP-dependent RNA helicase glh-2-like: MKGLQVLFVCCLAASTLARKDKQKRADEGNSAVAQENEENKGEEGNTRFFGGGVNPGFAGGFNPGVGGGFNPGFGNELNSGFGGGFNPGFGGGINTGFGGGINPGFGGGINPGFGGGINPGFGGGINPGFGGGFGGVSQTCRRWCRTPEGQAYCCESNNEPETLPFVKPGQCPPVRPQCPPVRSFAPPQTCSNDSKCGGVDKCCFDRCLEEHVCKPPVGSGGFGGFGGGFGGFRR; the protein is encoded by the exons ATGAAG GGATTACAGGTTTTGTTCGTGTGTTGCTTGGCAGCTTCTACCTTAGCGCGAAAAGATAAACAAAAGAGAGCAGATGAAGGAAATTCTGCCGTAGcgcaagaaaatgaagaaaataaaggagagGAAGGAAATACGCGATTCTTTGGAGGCGGAGTTAACCCAGGTTTTGCAGGTGGATTCAATCCAGGCGTTGGAGGTGGATTCAACCCAGGCTTCGGAAATGAACTGAACTCCGGATTTGGAGGTGGATTCAACCCAGGTTTTGGAGGTGGAATAAACACAGGGTTTGGAGGTGGAATTAACCCAGGATTTGGAGGTGGAATCAACCCAGGATTTGGAGGTGGAATCAATCCAGGCTTCGGAGGTGGAATCAACCCAGGCTTTGGCGGAGGATTCGGTGGAGTTTCCCAGACGTGCAGACGTTGGTGCCGAACTCCCGAGGGACAGGCCTACTGCTGCGAGAGCAACAACGAGCCTGAAACCCTTCCCTTCGTCAAGCCAGGTCAATGCCCTCCCGTAAGACCTCAGTGCCCACCCGTCAGGAGCTTTGCCCCTCCACAGACATGCTCCAATGACAGCAAGTGCGGAGGCGTCGACAAGTGCTGCTTCGATAGGTGTCTCGAGGAACACGTTTGCAAACCCCCTGTTGGATCTGGAGGCTTCGGTGGATTCGGAGGTGGATTCGGTGGTTTCCGCCGTTGA